The Alistipes finegoldii DSM 17242 DNA segment TTGCCAACGAGAATTTCCGCACCGTACTCTGGACGGGCGGCAACCTGCAGGTCACCGTCATGGCGATTCCCGTCGGCGGCGACGTCGGGCTGGAGCTGCACAACGGCATCGACCAGTTCCTGCGCGTGGAAGAGGGTACGGCGCAGGTGATGATGGGCGACAGCGCGGACAAACTCGACTTCGTGAAAGAGGTCAAGGACGACTATGCGATCTTCGTCCCGGCCGGCAAATGGCACAACATCGTCAACAAGGGCGACAAAACGCTGAAGATCTATTCGATCTACGCTCCCGCGGAGCATCCTCACGGCACGATACACAAGACCCAGCAGGAGTCCATGGAAGCCGAGCACGCGCATTGACCGGCGGAAAACAGAACGAAAAACGTGTGTTTTGAATAAAAAACGCACGTTTTTTATTTCGTGTCACAACCTGTCACACAAAGGCCGTTCCTTTGCAACGTGAACCTAAAAGAAAAACGATTATGGGAACAGCTTACAAAATCAGGTGCCGCCACTGCGGAGCGCAGTTCGAGCACTACATGCAGCCGGGTTACGGCGTCCTGCCGATGTGCGTGGGTTGCGGCGAATACGTCGAGACCGAAACGGCCATCCGGTGCCCGGCCTGCCTCAAGAGACTCAACACCACGCAGGAGGAATTCAACGAGCAGATAGAGGTGACTTACATGTGGGATTAGCGCGCAAAAAGTCGGCGCGGAAATATGGAAAATCCGTGAAAAATTTCTATCTTTGAAAAAATAAACCCTTTTTTCGAAAACACATGACACAGCTTCAGGCGGGGGATATGGCCCCCGATTTCAAGTCCACGACCCAAGACGGTGAGACACTGACGCTTGCCGACCTGAAAGGACAGCGCACGATACTTTATTTCTACCCCAAGGACAATACGTCGGGCTGCACGCTCGAAGCGCAGAGCCTGCGCGACGGCAAGGCGGAACTGACGAGGAGGGGATTCCGGATCGTCGGCGTAAGCCCCGACAGCGAGAAGTCGCACCGGAATTTCTGCGCGAAGCACGACCTGAATTTCACGCTGCTGGCCGACACCGACCACAGCGTATGCGAAGCGTACGGCGTGTGGGCCGAAAAATCGATGTACGGCCGCAAGTACATGGGCGTACTGCGCACGACGTTCGTCATCGACGCCGAAGGACGCATCGAACAGGTTTTCACGAAGGTAGACACCAAGAACCACTATCAGCAGATTCTGGACGCATACAAATAGGGCGATGAAGCGGTTGGGGAGCATATTACTCGTCGCAGGCTGTCTTTCCGGCACCTTGCAGCCGTATGCTCAGGAATATCCGGCCGGCCCCCTGTACGACACTCCGGACGAGTTGTCGTTCAAGGCCCGCGCCGCCGCCCGGACACTGTTGTTCAAAGAATTGGAACCGCTCAGTCTCCAATGGCTGCGCGAAGAGGCAAACCCGCTCCTGCGCGCCCGGCGGAAGCTGCGGCAGGCAATTCAGACCCGCGCGGAGAAAGCCGCGACCACCGCCGTGCCGATGGTTCCCAAACGCGACCTGAGCAAGGAAGTCGGCCTGTGGCGGATGAGTGTCGGCAACACCTCGGCCGACAACTGGAGTCCGTATCCCGACCGTGCGCTGGACGCCCGGACCCTGCGGTTCCCGCTGCCGCGCGACTCGCGAGCCGACAAGCGGCCCGACAACCTAAAAGCCCTCGACAGAATGAGGCAGCAGAAAAGATAAAAAAAAGAAAAAATAACAGACAAAGACAATGGCAGAAAAAGTACAGGTAAATGCGGATAAGCTCAAAGTGCTCAACGCAGTGATGGAAAAAATAGAAAAAGACTTCGGCAAAGGGTCGATCATGCGTATGAACTCGCAGGAAGTCAGCGACGTACCGGTGATTCCGACGGGTTCGATCACGCTCGACATAGCCCTCGGAGTGGGCGGATATCCCAAAGGCCGCGTCGTGGAGATCTACGGTCCCGAATCGTCGGGCAAGACGACGCTGGCCATCCACGCCATCGCCGAAGCGCAGAAGGCGGGCGGCATCGCGGCGTTCATCGACGCGGAGCATGCTTTCGACAGTTTCTACGCCCAGAAATTGGGCGTGGACGTGGACAACCTGCTGATCTCGCAGCCCGACAACGGCGAGCAGGCATTGGAGATCGCCGACTCGCTGATCCGTTCGAGCGCCATCGACATCATCGTCATCGACTCGGTGGCGGCGCTGACCCCCAAGGCCGAGATCGAAGGCGAGATGGGCGACTCGAAGATGGGCCTGCAGGCCCGCCTGATGTCGCAGGCGCTGCGCAAGCTGACGTCGAGCATCTCCAAGACCAAGACGGTCTGCATCTTCATCAACCAGCTGCGCGACAAGATCGGCGTGGTCTACGGCAACCCCGAAACCACCACGGGCGGCAACGCCCTGAAGTTCTACGCCAGCGTGCGCATCGACATCCGCCGCATGTCGGTCATCAAGGACGGCGAGGAGCAGCTCGGAACCCGCACGAAGGTCAAAGTCGTGAAAAACAAGGTGGCGCCTCCGTTCAAACGCGCGGAATTCGACATCATGTTCGGCGAGGGCATTTCGAAAATCGGCGAGATCGTCGATCTGGGCGTCGATTACGGCGTTGTCAAGAAGGCCGGATCGTGGTTCTCGTACGGCGACCGCAAGATCGGTCAGGGCCGCGACGCCGTCAAGGAACTGCTCAAAAACGACGAGGAGCTCCGCAACGAGATCGAAGGCAAGGTGCGCGAAGCCATGAAGGCGCCCAAAGAAAAATAGGTATTTATGGATTATACTGCCGAGGATGAAGTAATAATCAAGGAAAAGTGGGACGACCTGCTCCTCTCGTGTACGAAGATCTGCAAGAACGACGAGGACTGGAACTTCATCAAAAGAGCATTTTTCCTTGCCAAGGAGGCACATCAGGGGGTAAGGCGCCGCTCCGGCGAGCCATACCTCCTGCATCCTATTGCAGTAGCCAAGATCGTCATCGAGGAGATCGGGCTGGGCGTGAAATCGGTCGTTGCGGCTCTGCTGCACGACGTGGTGGAGGATACGGAGTACTCCGTGGAGGACATGGAACGCATCTTCGGTCCCAAGATAGCCTCGATGGTGGACGGGCTGACCAAAATGTCGGGAGTCTTCAACGCCGACACCTCGGAGCAGGCCGAATATTTCCGCAAGGTACTGCTGACCCTCTCGGACGACGTGCGGGTCATCCTCATCAAGATCGCCGACCGCCTGCACAACATGCGCACGCTGGGGGCGATGCCGATGAACAAGCAGATCAAGATTACGGGCGAAACCATCTACCTCTTCGCTCCGCTGGCCTACCGGCTGGGACTCTACTCGATCAAAAGCGAGCTGGAGGACCTCTGCATGAAGTACCGCTTCCCGCAGCAATACGCCGAAATCACGCAGAAACTCAACGAAACGGAGGCGTCGCGCCGGGAGTTCATCGACAAATTCAACGCCCCGATCATCGCCGCGCTCAACCGCGACAACATCAATTACGAGATTTCGGGCCGCGTGAAGAGCATCTACTCGATCTGGAGCAAAATGCAGCGCAAGCAGATTCCGTTCGAGGAGATTTACGACCTGTTCGCCATCCGCATCGTCTTCAAACCGCTGCCGTTCCCTTCGGAGAAAACGCAGTGCTGGCAGGTTTACTCGACGATCACCGACATTTACACCCCCAAGCCGGACCGCCTGCGGGACTGGATTTCGATGCCCAAGGCCAACGGTTACGAGGCGCTGCATTCGACCGTGATGGGTCCCGACGGGGTATGGGTCGAAGTGCAGATACGCACCCAGCGGATGGAGGATATCGCCGAAAGGGGATTCGCCGCCCACTGGAAATACAAGCACGCCACGATTTCGCAGGACGAAGACGAGTTCGACAAATGGCTGAAGCAGATCCGCGCGGCGCTGAACAGCCCGACGGAAAACGCAGTTGACTTCTTGGATAACTTCAAGTTATCGCTGTATACCTCGGAAATAGTGGTGTTTACACCAAAAGGCGAGGCCCGAAAAATGCCGTTCGGCGCTACGGCGCTCGACTTCGCATACGACATCCACTCGAAGATCGGCAACAGCGCCATCAGCGCCAAGATCAACCACAAACTCGAACCGATCACCACGCAGATCAACAGCGGCGACCAGATCGAGATCATCACGGCCGACAATGCCCGCCCCAAGCCCGAATGGCTCGAAATAGCGACCACGGCCAAGGCCAAGCAGTCGATCAAAAGCTTCCTGAAGCGCGAACGCCAGAACAACATCGAGCGGGGTATGCAAATGCTCGACGAGAAGATGAAATCGCTGAATATCAAGCTCAGCGGCCGTGTCCTGCGCAAGATCGTCCCGATATACGAAAGCAACAACAAGGAGGAGCTGTACAGCAAGATCGGAGCCGGCATCATCGACCTGAAGGACCTCGACAAAGTCCTGAAAGTAAACTCCAAAAGCAAGATACTCAAGTTCTGGACCCTTTTCATCAACAAAAAGGAGGACGAGGAGGGCGACGACCCGGCGGCTATCAACGACGCGGGCGAAACGGCGCCGAATGCAGCGCACCCGGCCAAAGAACAGCCGGAAACGCCCCAGTTCGAGATAGCGGAATGCTGCAAACCGATTCCGGGAGACAAGGTCGTGGGTTACCGCGATCCGAAAACCGGCAACATCATCGTCCACAAAGCCACGTGCGACGAATTGAACCGTCTTGCGACCCAGTTCGGCCGGAATATCGTCAAGGAGGAGATCAAATGGTCGCAACACAAGGCGATGTCGTATTTGGTCACCATCGAACTGCGCGGCATCGACCGTATGGGAATTCTGCTGGATCTGGCGAAAGTCGTGAGCGCCGATTTCAGCATCAACATCCGCGAAGTCGGCATCCACAGCCACGACGGCATCTTCGAAGGCAGCATCAGTCTCTATGTCAAGGACGCCGAGGGCCTGCAGGACGTGATGACGAAACTGCGTAAGATAAAAGGGATCGAGAGTGTCAAACGAACTTTAAGCTGATATGGAAGACTATTCAACCGTAATATGGGTCGTGGCGATTTTTGCAGCCATGTTGTTCAACGCGACCTCGCAGGCTCGCAAAAAGGCGAAAAAACAGGCTCACGAGACCCAAAAGCACACTCAGCACGAAGCTTGGCCCTCGTGGGACACGCAATCTGCGGATGAAATGCGGCACCCGGACAGTCAGGAGACCGTATCCGGAGCGGAAACCGACCGACTGCGTTCCGCAATGCAGCAGCCCGCACCGACGCCCGGATTCGGTGAAGTCGCCCGCAAAACGGCCGATTTCAAAAGCTCCGGGCGGCACGCCGGACGCAAAAACGCTCCGGACGGACGGCATCCCCACGAAGAAATCCTGCACGAAGAACACGCAGCAGGGGACAAGCATACGACAGCGGAGGCTGTAGCGGAAATTACGGAGGATTTCGACCTGCGCAAGGCAGTTATCTACTCGGAGATACTCAAGCCCAAATTCAACGAAGAATAAGGCTTTGAAGAGCAGCCTGCCGAAAGACGGCGATTTCCGCACAGTGACAGCAGGCAGATAGCGGAGGCTCCGAACAACAACGGGAAGTTCCGGCAGCGCTATTTCGCAGGGACGCCCAAAAAAGCGACAAAAAGCTCTGACAGCACCATTTGCAAGGACATACTGAAAAATAATGGGAAACGCTCTGTCGGCACTTTTTTGCGAAACGTATCGAAAGTCCGACGGCCTATTTTGTGGGGGGGGGCTATAAACAACGAGGAGCGACAAACACGGCGAATTAAGCAGGAGGGTATAGCGCCAATGCTTTTTCGGGGTATATATGAACGCAGGGCCATGTAAACCTTCTGTCGATCGGGTTGGACCACGGTGATCTTGTCGATCCCAAGCGTCACGGCTTACGGCGCATCCTCGTGAAAGATCCTCACGGGACTAAACTAAGAAACTTTAAAAGATAAATATATGGCATCCATTTTTTCACGCATTATCGCAGGCGAAATACCTTCCTATAAGGTCGCCGAAGACGAAAACTATTACGCCTTTCTGGATATCAATCCGCTGACGAAAGGGCACACGCTGGTCGTACCGAAAAAGGAAATAGACTACATTTTCGACCTCGACGATCAGACATTGGCAGGCATGATGCTGTTCGCCAAAAAAGTCGCAGGTAAAATCAAGCAGGAAATAGCGTGTTCCAGAGTCGCAGTGGTGGTTTTAGGGCTTGAAGTGCCGCATGCGCACATCCATCTGATCCCCATTAAGAGCGAAAACGACGTGGATTTTCACCGGGAAAAGCTCAAATTGACTCCGGAAGAGTTCGAAGAAATCGCAACAAAACTTTCGAAATAGGCAGCTGTTTACAATTATATAAACAACTGAAAAATAGGCGGGTATTGGGTTATTAACACTATCCGCCTATTGTTTATTTAACATAATATATCGCCAATCAACGAAAGCTAATAATTCAGGCGATTATCCGTCGGAAATCCGTTAAAAAAATCAAAATTTTCCTAAAATAGGGTGGTGAATTTACACTTGTAAATACACAATGGAGGAAGTATTTCCATTTGTAATTACACTTGTAAATACACAAGCGTCGATACATGTGTTAATATATCCATTTGTAAATAATAGGCAGACTGGCTCTAAATAGCGTTCCACGCATAATCGAGGAGGTGTCAAATGGTTAAACATTGGAGATTAATTCAATTATAACCAATGAATTACAATAATTATATACAACTCTAATTGATATATGCAAATATAGCCTGTCGGGAATAGGGGAGTATTGCATACACATGGACATCATACAGCATAGACTTACTAATATCCAGCTATTTAAAGTAAAATATATCAACTAATACATGATATCAACCACCGGAGGTAGATTTAACAATATTCCCTTCGTTACACTTGTAAACTTTTTCAACACTTATTAACATTTTACAAATGCAAAAATTACTTGTTTTACAAAAAACAAATATTTATATTTGTAAAAAATTCTGTTGATGAGGGAAAAATTGCTCGATTTGATGAAAAATGAAGGATTGAAGCCAAGCCAGCTCGCCGAGCTGCTGGGAATCAATCCCGCCGGAATCTCCCATATTCTCGCCGGACGCAACAAACCGGGCTTCGATCTGCTGCAAAAGATTCTCCGGAGGTTTCCCCGGATCAACCCGGATTGGCTGCTGCTCGACTCGGATAAGATGTACCGCGACGAGCCGCCGGCCCAATCGTCAGCTCCGCAGCCGATGAGCCAGCCCGCGTCGCCCGGCGGCGACCTTTTCGGCCTTGTCTCCTCCGGTCGGCATCCGCTTGAAGAAAAACGGCAGCCGGAAACGGCGGAAAACGAAACCGACGATCCGGCACCGCAACGACAGCTCCCGGCAGCATTGTTTACCGCTAACGTCAAACGGATCGTCGTGCTATATGACGATCAGACCTTCGAAAGTTTTACGCCGACGACAAAGCGTTAAAAAAATTCATACGGGCTGCGGGACGGAATACTCGATTCTCAGAGCGTAAAAAAACCGGCTTCCGGTATATTCCAAGGTAACGGAACCGGACAAGAAATTGCGGCGAAATCGCAGACAATCCAATCCCGACCACCCACCGACAACAAATTAACAAGGCAGGTTTAAAAACCTGCCTTACTTGCACATGGCGCAAATTTGGCCGCCTTAACTTGCAACCGGCGCAAACATCAACTTGCCGCCTTATTTATTCAACGGATTTTCTTCGGCCGCTTCGACGCCGCAATCGCAAAAATGGAATTCCGAACGCGCCTTGTCCGGGGGAAACAGGAAATAAACGCATACGGCCTCCGTGCACAACACTTCGTGCCGGTCATAGATGCGGACTTCGATCTCAACGATGTTGCGACGCTGCCGACGCACGGAAGCCCGCAAAACGATATGGTCATCAGTCGTGTGAATCGGCTTGTGATAGCGGACCTCCATCTTCGAAGTAACGCCGCTCGTCTGAAACTTCCGGAATACGACCCAGCTGCTGATCTCGTCGGCCAGCGTTGCCTGAATGCCTCCGTGCAGCGTATTCACCCA contains these protein-coding regions:
- the bcp gene encoding thioredoxin-dependent thiol peroxidase — encoded protein: MTQLQAGDMAPDFKSTTQDGETLTLADLKGQRTILYFYPKDNTSGCTLEAQSLRDGKAELTRRGFRIVGVSPDSEKSHRNFCAKHDLNFTLLADTDHSVCEAYGVWAEKSMYGRKYMGVLRTTFVIDAEGRIEQVFTKVDTKNHYQQILDAYK
- a CDS encoding helix-turn-helix domain-containing protein translates to MREKLLDLMKNEGLKPSQLAELLGINPAGISHILAGRNKPGFDLLQKILRRFPRINPDWLLLDSDKMYRDEPPAQSSAPQPMSQPASPGGDLFGLVSSGRHPLEEKRQPETAENETDDPAPQRQLPAALFTANVKRIVVLYDDQTFESFTPTTKR
- the recA gene encoding recombinase RecA: MAEKVQVNADKLKVLNAVMEKIEKDFGKGSIMRMNSQEVSDVPVIPTGSITLDIALGVGGYPKGRVVEIYGPESSGKTTLAIHAIAEAQKAGGIAAFIDAEHAFDSFYAQKLGVDVDNLLISQPDNGEQALEIADSLIRSSAIDIIVIDSVAALTPKAEIEGEMGDSKMGLQARLMSQALRKLTSSISKTKTVCIFINQLRDKIGVVYGNPETTTGGNALKFYASVRIDIRRMSVIKDGEEQLGTRTKVKVVKNKVAPPFKRAEFDIMFGEGISKIGEIVDLGVDYGVVKKAGSWFSYGDRKIGQGRDAVKELLKNDEELRNEIEGKVREAMKAPKEK
- a CDS encoding RelA/SpoT family protein, with the translated sequence MDYTAEDEVIIKEKWDDLLLSCTKICKNDEDWNFIKRAFFLAKEAHQGVRRRSGEPYLLHPIAVAKIVIEEIGLGVKSVVAALLHDVVEDTEYSVEDMERIFGPKIASMVDGLTKMSGVFNADTSEQAEYFRKVLLTLSDDVRVILIKIADRLHNMRTLGAMPMNKQIKITGETIYLFAPLAYRLGLYSIKSELEDLCMKYRFPQQYAEITQKLNETEASRREFIDKFNAPIIAALNRDNINYEISGRVKSIYSIWSKMQRKQIPFEEIYDLFAIRIVFKPLPFPSEKTQCWQVYSTITDIYTPKPDRLRDWISMPKANGYEALHSTVMGPDGVWVEVQIRTQRMEDIAERGFAAHWKYKHATISQDEDEFDKWLKQIRAALNSPTENAVDFLDNFKLSLYTSEIVVFTPKGEARKMPFGATALDFAYDIHSKIGNSAISAKINHKLEPITTQINSGDQIEIITADNARPKPEWLEIATTAKAKQSIKSFLKRERQNNIERGMQMLDEKMKSLNIKLSGRVLRKIVPIYESNNKEELYSKIGAGIIDLKDLDKVLKVNSKSKILKFWTLFINKKEDEEGDDPAAINDAGETAPNAAHPAKEQPETPQFEIAECCKPIPGDKVVGYRDPKTGNIIVHKATCDELNRLATQFGRNIVKEEIKWSQHKAMSYLVTIELRGIDRMGILLDLAKVVSADFSINIREVGIHSHDGIFEGSISLYVKDAEGLQDVMTKLRKIKGIESVKRTLS
- a CDS encoding PaaI family thioesterase, producing the protein MKKITNPWRGMDGYHCYGCDPNSPQGLRMEFYENGDEIVSVWHPRPEYQGWVNTLHGGIQATLADEISSWVVFRKFQTSGVTSKMEVRYHKPIHTTDDHIVLRASVRRQRRNIVEIEVRIYDRHEVLCTEAVCVYFLFPPDKARSEFHFCDCGVEAAEENPLNK
- a CDS encoding cupin domain-containing protein; translation: MKTGSILTGALCMALAAGSCCRQTPAAETAGKQLTTAETIVFKDYGAEPTVLDIESYTLANENFRTVLWTGGNLQVTVMAIPVGGDVGLELHNGIDQFLRVEEGTAQVMMGDSADKLDFVKEVKDDYAIFVPAGKWHNIVNKGDKTLKIYSIYAPAEHPHGTIHKTQQESMEAEHAH
- a CDS encoding HIT family protein, whose amino-acid sequence is MASIFSRIIAGEIPSYKVAEDENYYAFLDINPLTKGHTLVVPKKEIDYIFDLDDQTLAGMMLFAKKVAGKIKQEIACSRVAVVVLGLEVPHAHIHLIPIKSENDVDFHREKLKLTPEEFEEIATKLSK